One genomic segment of Tripterygium wilfordii isolate XIE 37 chromosome 9, ASM1340144v1, whole genome shotgun sequence includes these proteins:
- the LOC120005449 gene encoding uncharacterized protein LOC120005449 produces MGSTSAVSMAMPLTQASQKRVVPSSDALFKPLPLRPSRVMAGASKSSGRIQVKASLKEKAVTGLTAAALTASMIIPDVAQAADSGVSPSLKNFLLSIVAGGVVLVAIVGAVVGVANFDPVKRS; encoded by the coding sequence ATGGGTTCAACTTCAGCAGTTTCAATGGCCATGCCACTAACTCAGGCAAGTCAAAAGAGGGTGGTGCCAAGCTCTGATGCCTTGTTCAAGCCACTGCCATTGAGGCCTTCAAGAGTCATGGCAGGAGCATCAAAATCCAGTGGAAGAATTCAAGTCAAGGCTTCCTTGAAGGAGAAAGCTGTTACTGGACTCACCGCAGCTGCTTTGACTGCTTCCATGATTATACCTGATGTGGCACAAGCTGCTGATTCTGGGGTTTCTCCATCTCTCAAGAACTTCTTACTCAGCATTGTAGCTGGTGGTGTGGTGCTTGTCGCCATTGTTGGTGCTGTGGTTGGTGTGGCAAACTTTGACCCTGTCAAGCGAAGCTGA
- the LOC120005448 gene encoding GRF1-interacting factor 3-like: MQQPPQMIPVVPSFPPSNITTEQIQKYLDENKKLILAILDNQNLGKLAECAQYQAQLQKNLMYLAAIADAQPPAQTLPAQMSPHPAMQQGGFYMQHPQALAMAQQQGVFPQKMPLQFNNPHQIQDPQQLHQQQQQAFQMQMGMRPVGPNNGMHPMHSEATLGGGSGAGPTSTSGPNDVRGGSTNTGTTGTDGHGNSAAGHGGDGESSHLKGSE; encoded by the exons aTGCAGCAGCCTCCGCAGATGATCCCGGTGGTGCCTTCATTTCCTCCTTCAAACATCACTACCGAGCAGATTCAGAAG TATCTGGATGAGAATAAGAAGTTGATTCTGGCAATATTGGACAATCAAAACCTTGGAAAACTTGCTGAGTGTGCCCA GTATCAAGCTCAACTTCAGAAAAACTTGATGTATCTAGCCGCGATTGCTGATGCTCAACCACCAGCCCAAACATTGCCCGCTCAG ATGTCACCACATCCGGCAATGCAACAGGGAGGATTTTACATGCAACATCCTCAGGCATTGGCAATGGCTCAGCAGCAAGGTGTCTTTCCCCAAAAGATGCCATTACAATTCAATAATCCACATCAAATACAGGATCCGCAACAGCtacatcagcagcagcagcaagcCTTCCAGATGCAAATGGGGATGAGACCTGTAGGGCCCAACAATGGCATGCATCCCATGCATTCTGAGGCCACACTTGGAGGTGGTAGCGGCGCTGGCCCCACTTCAACTTCAGGACCGAATGATGTGCGTGGTGGAAGCACCAACACCGGGACAACTGGCACCGATGGTCATGGGAACTCCGCTGCTGGGCATGGTGGTGATGGGGAATCCTCCCACTTGAAGGGGTCCGAGTAA
- the LOC120005447 gene encoding 40S ribosomal protein S3-3 — MATQISKKRKFVADGVFFAELNEVLTRELAEDGYSGVEVRVTPMRTEIIIRATRTQNVLGEKGRRIRELTSVVQKRFKFPENSVELYAEKVNNRGLCAIAQAESLRYKLLGGLAVRRACYGVLRFIMESGAKGCEVIVSGKLRAQRAKSMKFKDGYMISSGHPVNEYIDSAVRHVLLRQGVLGIKVKIMLDWDPKGKQGPTTPLPDLVTIHTPKEEEEYVRPPVVATEIEVPVVA; from the exons ATGGCAACTCAAATTAGCAAGAAGCGAAAG TTCGTCGCTGATGGCGTCTTCTTCGCCGAGCTGAATGAGGTCCTGACTCGGGAGCTTGCCGAGGATGGCTACTCCGGAGTTGAGGTCAGGGTTACTCCGATGCGCACTGAGATCATCATCAGAGCAACCCGTACACAAAACGTCCTCG GAGAGAAGGGGAGGAGAATCAGGGAGCTGACCTCCGTGGTGCAGAAGAGGTTCAAGTTCCCAGAGAACAGCGTTGAACTTTATGCCGAGAAGGTTAACAACAGAGGGCTCTGCGCTATTGCTCAGGCTGAGTCTCTTCGCTACAAGCTTCTCGGTGGTCTTGCTGTTCGCAG gGCCTGCTATGGTGTTCTGAGGTTTATAATGGAATCTGGTGCTAAGGGATGTGAG GTTATTGTTAGTGGAAAGCTAAGGGCTCAGCGTGCCAAGTCTATGAAGTTCAAGGATGGGTACATGATATCATCTGGCCACCCAGTTAATGAATACATCGACTCTGCTGTGAGACATGTGCTGTTGAGACAG GGAGTTCTTGGTATCAAGGTAAAGATCATGCTTGATTGGGATCCAAAGGGCAAGCAAGGGCCAACAACTCCTCTACCTGATCTTGTCACAATTCATACTCccaaggaggaagaggaataCGTGAGGCCTCCTGTCGTTGCAACTGAGATTGAAGTCCCAGTCGTGGCCTAA
- the LOC120004969 gene encoding protein ELF4-LIKE 3-like, translating to MEGDSFSGLANGMGTQIDGKVLQTFQKNFVQVQNILDQNRLLINEINQNHESKIPDNLSRNVGLIRELNNNIRRVVDLYSDLSSSFTKSMDGSSEGDSSGALRSDGKGGHKRNRPA from the coding sequence ATGGAGGGTGACTCATTCTCAGGGCTTGCCAATGGTATGGGTACCCAGATTGATGGCAAGGTCCTTCAGACATTCCAAAAGAATTTTGTTCAAGTCCAAAACATTTTGGATCAGAATAGGCTGCtcatcaatgaaataaaccagAACCATGAATCCAAGATCCCTGACAACCTCAGCAGAAATGTGGGTCTGATCAGGGAGCTCAATAATAACATCAGGAGAGTGGTTGACCTGTATTCTGACCTATCCAGCTCCTTCACCAAGTCCATGGATGGTTCTTCTGAGGGTGATTCTAGTGGTGCTTTGAGATCTGATGGAAAAGGAGGCCACAAGAGAAATAGGCCTGCATAG